The bacterium genome contains a region encoding:
- a CDS encoding SEC-C domain-containing protein, which yields MSHRRPRHDQAQLDRLKNEVAQAFPELIASEEAGHLRFKGPFRIEYEGRRLDTYEIEIDLPQDYPDSQPIVRESAGRIPRAPDRHVNSDGALCICLPEEYWLHGFAERPLIDYISGPVRTYLLGNSLVELGAGWPHGEWAHGSEGLLQFYQEHLGPIDGRILRGYLDYLARPEVRGHWLCPCGSGKVVRKCHMPALRRLRDRIPPSVAAKSLSMLAASSK from the coding sequence ATGAGTCATCGTCGCCCGCGTCACGACCAAGCACAACTCGACCGACTCAAGAACGAGGTGGCGCAGGCGTTCCCGGAACTGATCGCCTCGGAAGAGGCCGGCCACCTCAGATTCAAGGGTCCGTTCCGGATCGAATACGAGGGCAGGCGTCTTGATACCTATGAAATCGAGATTGACCTTCCACAAGACTACCCGGATTCCCAGCCCATCGTACGCGAAAGCGCAGGCCGAATCCCCCGCGCGCCAGACCGACATGTCAACTCGGATGGCGCGCTTTGTATCTGCCTCCCGGAGGAGTATTGGCTCCATGGGTTCGCAGAGAGGCCTCTGATCGACTACATCAGCGGACCGGTGAGAACGTATCTCCTGGGCAACAGCCTGGTAGAGTTGGGCGCCGGGTGGCCCCACGGAGAGTGGGCGCATGGCTCGGAAGGACTACTCCAGTTCTATCAGGAACACCTCGGGCCCATTGATGGCCGTATCTTGCGTGGGTACCTCGACTACCTCGCCAGACCGGAGGTCAGGGGGCACTGGCTGTGTCCGTGCGGTTCCGGGAAAGTAGTGCGGAAGTGTCACATGCCGGCACTGCGGCGTCTCAGAGACCGGATTCCCCCATCAGTGGCGGCGAAATCACTGAGCATGCTGGCGGCGAGCTCGAAATAG
- a CDS encoding nucleotidyltransferase encodes MTNNMNNKDYLKVFLDSQALSDDSTELKELQKIRGEVEELLRDEFDSSPTIKYGGSKAKGTLVRESYDLDIICYFPRDDDENAETLEEVFNNVRKALETKYTVVTKTQALRLMGLSDKADFHVDVVPGRYVDDAKSDTFLYRASGDKKRLKTNLDTHIKHVRDSGVSDAIKVLKVWRTRKSLSVRTFVLELAVIELLKDHKKDSLEEQLKHVLTELRDNVDDITIKDPANPDGNDLSEAFDDNVRQILALVAKDTLTTVAASGWEGVFGALPEDSKESRVEALKRAAAGISAPTKPWCNRLV; translated from the coding sequence ATGACAAACAATATGAATAACAAGGACTACTTGAAGGTGTTTCTGGACAGCCAGGCGCTTTCTGACGACAGCACGGAGCTCAAGGAGCTTCAGAAGATCCGCGGCGAAGTGGAAGAACTGCTGCGGGACGAATTCGACTCATCCCCGACCATCAAGTACGGAGGATCCAAGGCCAAGGGCACGCTCGTCCGCGAATCCTACGACCTGGATATCATCTGCTACTTCCCGCGCGACGATGACGAAAACGCCGAGACGCTTGAAGAAGTCTTCAACAACGTGCGTAAGGCGCTTGAAACCAAGTACACGGTAGTGACGAAGACGCAGGCCCTGCGCCTGATGGGTCTTAGCGATAAGGCCGATTTCCATGTGGACGTCGTTCCAGGGCGCTACGTGGATGACGCGAAATCCGATACCTTTCTCTATCGAGCTTCCGGCGATAAGAAGCGGCTCAAGACGAACCTCGATACTCATATCAAGCATGTCAGGGATAGCGGCGTTTCCGATGCCATCAAGGTGCTCAAGGTCTGGCGAACTCGCAAGAGCCTCTCGGTACGCACCTTTGTACTCGAGCTTGCCGTTATCGAGCTTCTCAAGGATCACAAGAAGGATTCCTTGGAGGAGCAGCTGAAGCACGTCCTTACCGAGCTGCGCGACAATGTCGACGACATCACGATCAAGGACCCGGCGAATCCCGACGGCAACGACCTCTCCGAGGCGTTCGACGACAACGTACGCCAGATTCTTGCCCTCGTGGCCAAGGACACCCTGACTACCGTGGCGGCGTCCGGATGGGAAGGTGTCTTTGGCGCGCTTCCTGAGGATTCGAAGGAGTCCCGTGTGGAGGCGCTGAAACGCGCAGCCGCGGGCATCAGCGCTCCGACAAAGCCGTGGTGCAACCGCCTCGTATGA